A single window of Rubripirellula lacrimiformis DNA harbors:
- a CDS encoding phosphatidate cytidylyltransferase, producing the protein MLIDRLRTSAVLILVVAALLHADAHWSMPGCEGLWLLPLLFFFALGTTADLCGLLAASGHDVARRDTMIATGLVTGAAAIPLAWPIFGATYPADCPVGRLGWIVIAGVGATFLILIAEMNRYAAGKKGTIERTSAAIFMSLYVGLPMALLVSLRMMGSGNWGLAALLTMIATTKSADAGAYFSGKAFGKHKLVPRLSPGKTRQGAVGGIVTATIVAFACLQWLFPLIADGASGPVSAPSIPGLDTSIGGALLLGPLLAIAGMIGDLAESLIKRAAGAKDSGSLLPGLGGVWDVTDSLIAAVMPAFLCFAAGVGS; encoded by the coding sequence TTGTTAATTGATCGGCTGCGCACATCGGCGGTTCTGATTTTGGTCGTCGCGGCTTTGCTGCATGCCGACGCGCACTGGTCGATGCCGGGGTGCGAAGGATTGTGGTTGTTGCCGCTGCTGTTCTTCTTTGCGCTCGGCACCACTGCGGATCTATGCGGTTTGCTGGCCGCCAGTGGTCATGATGTCGCCCGCCGTGACACCATGATCGCCACGGGATTGGTGACCGGAGCCGCCGCCATTCCATTGGCCTGGCCGATTTTCGGGGCCACCTATCCAGCCGACTGCCCCGTCGGTCGTTTGGGCTGGATCGTGATCGCCGGTGTGGGAGCGACGTTCCTGATTTTGATTGCCGAGATGAACCGGTATGCGGCAGGAAAAAAAGGCACGATTGAGCGCACCAGCGCGGCCATTTTTATGTCTCTGTATGTCGGATTGCCGATGGCTCTGCTGGTGTCCCTTCGCATGATGGGCAGCGGGAACTGGGGTTTGGCGGCGCTATTGACGATGATCGCGACGACCAAAAGTGCGGATGCGGGCGCTTATTTCAGTGGCAAAGCGTTTGGGAAACACAAGTTGGTGCCTCGGCTTAGCCCCGGCAAGACGCGGCAGGGGGCCGTTGGCGGCATTGTGACCGCTACGATCGTTGCCTTTGCCTGTCTGCAGTGGCTTTTTCCGCTGATCGCTGATGGAGCCTCCGGGCCGGTTTCCGCGCCCTCGATCCCGGGATTGGACACGTCGATCGGAGGTGCATTATTGCTGGGGCCGCTGTTGGCGATCGCAGGAATGATCGGCGATTTAGCAGAATCGCTGATCAAACGGGCCGCGGGAGCCAAGGACAGCGGCAGCCTGCTGCCCGGTCTGGGCGGGGTTTGGGACGTGACGGATTCGCTGATCGCAGCGGTGATGCCGGCCTTTTTGTGCTTCGCCGCCGGAGTGGGCAGTTAG